The sequence below is a genomic window from Halosolutus gelatinilyticus.
GCGCCGCCCGCGAGGAGTCGATACACCGGCGGCGCGTAGTCGCCTGCCGGAGCGAGGGTGATGCGTACGCGCTTCATCGTCCGTGTTCGATCGCTCCGTTCGCCGCGTGCCGTAATAAACCAGGCCGAAATGTTCGGCGATTCGATTACCGCCGATCGGCCCGATCAGCGGAGTATGAAGCGAAACGTCGGCAGACGCGATCGCATCGTTCGCGGCGTCCTCGGCATCTGGCTGCTCGTCGTCGGCTACGCGGCGTATCTGGACGACGAGCACGAGCGCGCCGTGATCGCGGGGATCGCCGGATTCGGACTGCTCACCAACGTGGTGCTCGGATTCTGCGGCGGTAACCTGGTGTTCGGAATCGACACGACGGACGGGTCCTGCTCCGCGGAGTAGTCAGGACTCCGCGCCGTCGTCGACGTATCGGCCGCGGCCCTCGATCTCCCGGAGTCGATCGAGGACTCGCTCCTCGCCGGCGTCGCGGTATCCCTCGCGGACGGCCCGTCGGAGCGGGCCGGGATCGCTCGCGGTCCCGACGAGGCTCTGATCGAAGACGTGGAGGTCCATCGCGTAGTCCTCGACGTGGTCGGTGTGGTAGCCGAGACCGAAGTCGATGAGGTACGTTCGCTCCGGACTCGTGCGAACGTTTCGCGTCGTCGGATCCCCGTGGACGAACCCCGCTCGGTGGAGGTTCGCGAGGTGTCGACCCACGTCCCTCACCCGATCGGCCGACAGCGACTCGCGGAGGTCCCGATCGCCGACATACTCGAGTACCAGCCGCGACTCGCGCGAGTCGACGTCCGAGAGCACGGGCGTCGGGACGCCCTCCCGACGGGCCTGGCTCGTGAGCCGGGCCTCGATCCGCGTCCGTTCGCGGCGCAGTCGATCGTCGAGTTTCGGGTGGCGGTAGGTCTTGACCTCGCGGCGTTTGGTCGCGCGCCCCGCCTCGGGTGAGAGGTCGACGGTCGCTTCGGCGCCCTGAACGGTTCCGTTCTCCCGACCGATCGCGAGTTCCGGTTCGTCGGTTCTCCAACTCACCGGGACCTGATCGGGACGGAAGTTCGGGTCGACCCGGGACTCTTCGATCGGCAGCACGTCGCCGACCTCGTACATCTTGGCGCCGAGGACGGCGATCATGCCCGCGTTGTCCCGCAGGAACCGCGCCTCGGGAGCGTGGAAGTCGGCCCCCCGTT
It includes:
- a CDS encoding YgaP family membrane protein, whose product is MKRNVGRRDRIVRGVLGIWLLVVGYAAYLDDEHERAVIAGIAGFGLLTNVVLGFCGGNLVFGIDTTDGSCSAE